Genomic window (Bosea vaviloviae):
CGGACCCAGAGCCCGATCAGCGGCAGGTTGATGATCACCAGCATGGCGTTGGCGATGAAGAGCGAGGCGATCAGCCCCCAGACCAGGTCCGGCCGCTCGGCGAAGAGCAGCGGGCCCGGGTTCAGGCCGTATTGCTGGAAGCCCGCCAGCATGATCGCCGCCGTCGCCGAGGTCGGCAGGCCCAGCGTCAGCAGCGGCACGAGCGTGCCCGCGGCCGAGGCGTTGTTGGCCGCTTCCGGCCCCGCCACGCCCTCGATCGCGCCGTTGCCGAATTCGCCGGGATATTTGCAGAGCTTCCGCTCGGTCGAATAGCTCAGGAAGGTCGGCACTTCCGCCCCGCCCGCCGGCAACGCGCCGATCGGGAAGCCGAAGGCGGTGCCACGCAGCCAGGGCGCCCAGGAGCGCTTCCAGTCTTCCTTCGTCATCCAGAGCGAGCCCTTGATCGGCACGATCTCTTCGGGGTCGCGGAAGCGCTTGGAGGCGACATAGAGTGCCTCGCCGACCGCGAAGAGGCCGACCGCCAGCGTCGTCACCTCGACCCCATCGAGCAGTTCGGGCACGCCGAAGGTCAGGCGCGCCTGGCCGGTCAATTTATCGATGCCGACCAGCCCGAGCGTCACGCCGATCGCGAGGCTGGTCAGCCCGCGCAGGGGCGAGTCGCCGAAGGTCGCCGACACTGTGACGAAGGCCAGGATCATCAGGCCGAAATAATCCCACGGCCCGAACTTGACCGCGATGTCGACGAGCCAGGGCGCGAGGAAG
Coding sequences:
- a CDS encoding tripartite tricarboxylate transporter permease, with protein sequence MDTFASLMHGFSVALEPSKLLFALVGVFLGTAVGVLPGIGPALTVALLLPVTFKLDPAGSMIMFAGIYYGGMYGGSTTAILINAPGESASLATALEGSKMAKAGRGGPALATAAIGSFVAGTIATLGLAFLAPWLVDIAVKFGPWDYFGLMILAFVTVSATFGDSPLRGLTSLAIGVTLGLVGIDKLTGQARLTFGVPELLDGVEVTTLAVGLFAVGEALYVASKRFRDPEEIVPIKGSLWMTKEDWKRSWAPWLRGTAFGFPIGALPAGGAEVPTFLSYSTERKLCKYPGEFGNGAIEGVAGPEAANNASAAGTLVPLLTLGLPTSATAAIMLAGFQQYGLNPGPLLFAERPDLVWGLIASLFIANAMLVIINLPLIGLWVRLLAIPQPWLYAGILVFAAMGTLAVKASVVELSMLFVFGFLGFLMRRYDYPVAPMVVGLILGPMAEAQLRRALQISLGDPMILLENPGSAILLSLAFIGLIAPFVMSGLNRFKASED